One window from the genome of [Mycobacterium] stephanolepidis encodes:
- a CDS encoding ABC transporter ATP-binding protein, translated as MPSTRKAYPVSLANDVESTVQESKTGSIKISGVTHRYGSGADRTTALGPVDLTVDPGTFLVLVGASGCGKSTLLRLLAGFESPSEGAVQVAGDAPTPGITSGVVFQQPRLFPWRTVGGNVELALKYAKVPRDRWVQRRDELLTRVGLEGTASRRIWEISGGQQQRVAIARALAAETPLFLLDEPFAALDALTRERLQEDVRQVSAESGRTTVFVTHSADEAAFLGSRIVVLTRRPGQVALDIPVNLPRTGIDPDDLRRSPEYAELRAEVGKAVKAAAA; from the coding sequence ATGCCGTCTACACGAAAGGCCTACCCGGTGTCATTGGCAAATGATGTGGAAAGCACTGTCCAGGAAAGCAAAACCGGATCAATAAAGATCAGCGGCGTCACGCACCGCTACGGCAGCGGCGCGGACAGGACCACGGCGCTGGGCCCGGTGGATCTGACCGTCGATCCGGGGACCTTTCTGGTCTTGGTCGGGGCCTCGGGCTGCGGAAAGAGCACCCTGTTGCGGCTGCTGGCCGGATTCGAATCACCGAGCGAGGGTGCCGTACAGGTGGCCGGCGATGCGCCCACCCCCGGCATCACCTCCGGAGTCGTCTTTCAGCAGCCGCGGCTGTTCCCCTGGCGCACCGTGGGAGGCAACGTCGAACTCGCCCTGAAGTATGCAAAGGTGCCTCGGGATCGATGGGTACAGCGCCGGGACGAACTGCTCACCCGCGTCGGGCTGGAGGGCACCGCGAGTCGGCGCATCTGGGAGATCAGCGGCGGCCAGCAGCAGCGGGTGGCTATCGCCCGGGCCCTCGCCGCAGAGACCCCGCTTTTCCTCTTGGACGAGCCGTTCGCGGCGCTCGACGCACTCACCCGCGAGCGTCTCCAGGAAGATGTCCGGCAGGTCAGTGCCGAGTCGGGCCGCACCACGGTGTTCGTCACACACAGCGCCGACGAGGCTGCCTTCCTCGGGTCGCGCATTGTCGTGCTGACCCGCCGCCCGGGGCAAGTGGCACTGGACATTCCGGTGAACCTGCCCAGAACCGGCATCGACCCCGACGATCTACGCCGTTCTCCCGAGTACGCCGAACTGCGTGCCGAGGTGGGCAAGGCCGTCAAGGCCGCTGCCGCCTGA
- the prcB gene encoding proteasome subunit beta gives MIWRDDSIAPQQFTRHSHLSSFSEYLRIQAPELLPALGKASSDVIMNLPHGTTIVALTYRGGVLIAGDRRATQGNYIANRDIDKVQITDNYSATGIAGTAAIAVEFARLYAVELEHYEKLEGVPLTFNGKANRLSALVRGNLAAAMQGLVAVPLLVGYDIDDPNGETAGRIVSFDVAGGWHVESDGYQAVGSGSVFAKSSIKKLYKSGGDALGALAVAVEALYDAAEDDSATGGPDLVRRVFPTAIRIDSGGAIRVPEADIERIAREVIQKRTEAAESGDPS, from the coding sequence GTGATCTGGCGCGATGATTCGATCGCGCCCCAGCAGTTCACCCGACACTCGCACCTTTCCTCGTTCTCCGAGTACCTGAGGATTCAGGCGCCGGAGTTGCTTCCGGCACTCGGAAAGGCATCGAGTGATGTGATCATGAACCTGCCGCACGGCACCACCATCGTGGCGCTCACGTACCGAGGTGGAGTCCTGATCGCCGGTGACCGGCGCGCCACCCAGGGCAACTACATCGCGAACCGCGATATCGACAAGGTGCAGATCACCGACAACTACTCGGCGACCGGCATTGCGGGAACCGCTGCCATCGCCGTGGAGTTCGCGCGGTTGTACGCCGTCGAGCTGGAGCATTACGAGAAGCTCGAAGGTGTGCCGCTGACCTTCAACGGCAAGGCCAATCGGCTCTCGGCTTTGGTGCGTGGCAATCTCGCCGCGGCCATGCAGGGGCTGGTGGCGGTGCCGCTGCTGGTGGGCTACGACATCGACGACCCCAACGGTGAAACCGCAGGGCGCATAGTGTCTTTCGATGTTGCGGGCGGTTGGCACGTGGAGAGCGACGGGTACCAGGCGGTGGGCTCGGGCTCGGTGTTCGCGAAATCATCGATCAAGAAGCTCTACAAGTCTGGCGGCGACGCACTGGGTGCGCTGGCGGTGGCGGTGGAGGCGCTGTACGACGCCGCCGAGGACGATTCGGCAACGGGCGGACCAGATCTGGTGCGCCGGGTGTTCCCGACGGCCATTCGTATCGATTCCGGCGGAGCGATTCGGGTGCCCGAGGCCGATATCGAACGCATCGCGCGCGAGGTCATTCAGAAGCGGACCGAAGCGGCCGAAAGTGGTGATCCCTCATGA
- a CDS encoding ubiquitin-like protein Pup produces MAQEQTKRGGGGDEDDVTDLGGPAGQERREKLAEDTDDLLDEIDDVLEENAEDFVRAYVQKGGQ; encoded by the coding sequence ATGGCGCAGGAGCAGACCAAGCGCGGTGGTGGCGGTGACGAGGACGATGTCACCGACCTGGGAGGACCGGCCGGGCAGGAGCGCCGCGAAAAGCTGGCGGAGGACACCGACGATCTGCTCGACGAGATCGATGACGTGCTGGAAGAGAACGCCGAGGACTTCGTGCGGGCGTACGTCCAAAAGGGTGGCCAGTGA
- the dop gene encoding depupylase/deamidase Dop, whose translation MQRIIGTEVEYGISSPTDPAANPILTSTQAVLAYAAASGIQRAKRTRWDYEVESPLRDARGFDLGRTTGPAPIVDADEVGAANMILTNGARLYVDHAHPEYSAPECTNPLDAVIWDKAGERVMEAAARHVASVPGAARLQLYKNNIDGKGASYGTHENYLMDRQTPFSAIIAGLTPFFVSRQVITGSGRVGIGPSGDDSGFQLSQRADYIEVEVGLETTLKRGIINTRDEPHADADKYRRLHVIIGDANLAETSTFLKVGTTSLVLDLIESGADLSDLALARPVYAVHVISRDPSLRATVALADGRELTGLALQRIYLERVAELVASRDPDPQADHVLQVWAKVLDLLERDPMECADLLDWPAKLRLLEGFRQRENLSWSAPRLHLVDLQYSDVRLDKGLYNRLVARGSMQRMVTEQQVLDAVTRPPSDTRAYFRGECLRRFGADIAAASWDSVIFDLGGDSLVRIPTLEPLRGSKSHVGSLLDSVDSAAELVDQLTT comes from the coding sequence ATGCAACGGATCATCGGTACCGAGGTTGAATACGGCATTTCGTCCCCCACGGACCCTGCCGCCAACCCGATCCTCACCTCCACACAGGCCGTGCTGGCGTACGCCGCGGCGTCGGGGATCCAGCGCGCCAAGCGCACCCGATGGGATTACGAGGTGGAGTCACCGCTGCGTGATGCCCGCGGGTTCGACCTGGGGCGCACGACCGGTCCGGCCCCCATCGTCGATGCCGACGAGGTCGGGGCGGCCAACATGATCCTTACCAACGGTGCCCGCCTGTACGTCGATCACGCCCATCCGGAGTATTCGGCGCCCGAATGCACCAATCCGCTCGACGCGGTGATCTGGGACAAGGCCGGTGAACGCGTGATGGAGGCCGCCGCCCGCCACGTCGCCAGCGTGCCCGGCGCCGCGCGGCTGCAGCTGTACAAGAACAACATCGACGGCAAGGGCGCCTCCTACGGCACCCACGAGAACTACCTGATGGACCGTCAGACGCCGTTCTCGGCGATCATCGCGGGCCTGACGCCCTTCTTCGTGTCGCGCCAGGTAATCACGGGGTCCGGCCGAGTGGGAATCGGGCCCTCCGGCGACGACTCGGGCTTTCAGTTGTCGCAGCGTGCCGACTACATCGAGGTCGAGGTCGGTCTGGAAACCACTCTCAAGCGGGGCATCATCAACACCCGCGACGAACCGCATGCCGACGCCGACAAGTACCGACGCCTGCACGTCATCATCGGAGACGCCAACCTCGCAGAGACTTCGACGTTCCTCAAGGTGGGTACCACCTCGCTGGTGCTCGACCTGATCGAATCCGGGGCCGATCTCTCGGACCTGGCCCTGGCGCGGCCCGTGTACGCGGTGCACGTGATCAGTCGTGATCCATCGCTACGGGCCACCGTGGCGCTCGCGGATGGACGAGAGCTGACGGGCCTTGCGCTGCAACGTATTTACTTGGAGCGGGTGGCCGAGTTGGTCGCATCCCGGGATCCGGATCCGCAGGCCGACCACGTGCTGCAGGTGTGGGCCAAGGTTCTCGATCTGCTGGAGCGCGATCCGATGGAATGCGCCGACTTGCTGGACTGGCCCGCCAAGCTGCGACTGTTGGAAGGATTCCGGCAACGCGAGAATCTGAGCTGGTCGGCGCCGCGCCTGCATCTGGTCGACCTGCAGTACTCCGATGTACGCCTGGACAAGGGTCTGTACAACCGGCTGGTGGCCCGCGGGTCCATGCAGCGGATGGTCACCGAGCAGCAGGTGTTGGACGCGGTGACGCGGCCCCCGTCGGACACCCGCGCCTACTTCCGTGGCGAGTGCCTGCGCCGCTTCGGTGCCGACATTGCCGCCGCTAGCTGGGACTCGGTGATCTTCGACCTGGGCGGGGATTCGCTTGTCAGGATTCCAACGCTGGAGCCGCTGCGCGGCAGCAAGAGCCATGTGGGCTCGCTGCTGGATTCGGTCGATTCGGCTGCTGAACTGGTCGATCAGCTCACCACATAA
- a CDS encoding ABC transporter permease: MSVFVDIVPPEESPAESKEAARRPSQWCRRLTSAALPLLSVVVFVGIWQLAAVSGMWNQTFVPYPSSVWHAFIEVSTNHDGVHGYGGYLLAEHLYMTLRRLLFGVVIGVTGGVLLGLVMGSVGWVRSVLEPWLTFLRTLPPLAYFFLLVIWLGIDEAPKITLLALAALPPVAVATTAAVVAAPVGLVEAARALGATRWQVTRDVVIPAALPETFTGVRLAVGMAYSSVVAAELFNGIPGIGGLVKDASNYNNTPVVLVGIFSIGISGLIIDAALRAVERRAVPWRGKV; encoded by the coding sequence GTGTCTGTATTCGTCGACATCGTTCCCCCCGAAGAGTCGCCCGCCGAATCGAAGGAAGCAGCCCGGCGCCCGTCGCAGTGGTGCCGCCGGTTGACCAGCGCCGCTCTGCCGCTGCTTTCGGTGGTCGTGTTCGTCGGTATCTGGCAGCTGGCCGCGGTGAGCGGCATGTGGAACCAGACCTTCGTGCCGTATCCGAGCAGCGTGTGGCACGCGTTCATCGAGGTCTCCACCAACCATGACGGCGTGCATGGATACGGTGGCTACCTGCTGGCCGAACATCTGTATATGACGCTGCGCCGCTTGCTTTTCGGTGTCGTCATAGGCGTCACCGGTGGCGTGCTGCTGGGCCTGGTCATGGGATCGGTCGGCTGGGTGCGCAGCGTGCTCGAGCCGTGGCTGACGTTCCTGCGCACGCTGCCGCCGTTGGCGTACTTCTTCCTGTTGGTCATTTGGCTGGGCATCGACGAGGCCCCCAAGATCACGCTGCTGGCGTTGGCGGCGCTGCCACCGGTCGCGGTCGCCACCACCGCCGCCGTGGTGGCCGCACCGGTCGGGCTCGTGGAGGCCGCCCGCGCGCTGGGCGCCACCCGCTGGCAGGTGACTCGTGACGTTGTCATTCCCGCGGCGCTGCCGGAGACATTCACCGGAGTTCGGCTCGCGGTGGGTATGGCGTACTCCTCGGTGGTCGCCGCCGAATTGTTCAACGGCATACCCGGAATCGGCGGTCTGGTGAAAGACGCGAGCAACTACAACAACACGCCGGTGGTACTCGTCGGAATCTTTTCGATCGGGATCTCGGGATTGATCATCGACGCGGCGCTGCGGGCTGTGGAGCGCCGTGCGGTGCCGTGGAGGGGAAAGGTATGA
- a CDS encoding amidase translates to MDFSEYSRYDATGLAELVATKQVTPAELLAAARARAVAVNNKITAIVRTIPEADKQVEGELTGPFAGVPFLIKDLGQDYKGHPTSGGCRALSTLPAPEHSTIVQRWLDAGLVIFGKTNTPEFGSKGITEPELFGASRNPWDLGRTPGGSSGGSAAAVAAGIVPVAGASDGGGSIRIPAGCCGLVGLKPGRGITPMGPAAGEPMHGAAVSGTVSRTVRDTAAMLDVIAGPDATSPYLPAIPADSYASQVGRDPGKLRIGVRIPTVITPNPDPAAAAAVEAAVRVLTHLGHEVEEVSAPYDDGQLARDFLLTWFVHAAYEVDDTKRLTGAGDEGFERDTLLIAALGRATSGPDYVAAVERRHNYVRELATFFGDYDLLLTPTLAKVPPKIGEFNLPAPLAAVSDLLLRTRTARMLKYANIVDSMINDNLGWVPYTQLANLTGCPAISLPLYQTPKGLPLGVQFVAPLGGESLLIRLAAQLEATAPWADRRPTL, encoded by the coding sequence GTGGACTTCTCCGAATACTCCCGATACGACGCCACCGGCCTGGCCGAGCTGGTGGCCACCAAGCAGGTCACCCCGGCCGAGCTGCTCGCCGCGGCCCGCGCACGTGCGGTGGCGGTCAATAACAAGATCACGGCCATTGTCCGGACCATTCCGGAGGCGGATAAACAGGTCGAGGGCGAGCTGACCGGTCCGTTCGCGGGGGTTCCTTTTCTCATCAAGGACCTCGGCCAGGACTACAAGGGCCACCCGACGTCGGGAGGGTGCCGGGCGTTGTCCACCCTTCCCGCGCCGGAGCATTCCACCATCGTGCAGCGGTGGCTCGACGCCGGTCTGGTCATCTTCGGCAAGACCAACACTCCCGAGTTCGGCTCGAAGGGCATCACCGAGCCGGAACTTTTTGGTGCTAGCCGCAATCCGTGGGATTTGGGCCGCACACCCGGCGGATCATCGGGTGGTTCCGCGGCCGCCGTCGCGGCGGGAATCGTGCCGGTGGCCGGCGCCAGCGACGGAGGCGGGTCCATCCGTATCCCCGCGGGATGTTGTGGTCTGGTGGGCCTCAAGCCGGGACGCGGCATCACTCCGATGGGTCCGGCGGCCGGCGAACCCATGCACGGTGCGGCCGTGAGCGGCACGGTCTCGCGCACCGTCCGCGATACCGCCGCCATGCTCGACGTTATTGCCGGACCGGATGCGACATCGCCGTATCTGCCTGCCATACCCGCGGATTCGTACGCCTCGCAGGTGGGCAGGGATCCGGGAAAGCTGCGGATCGGGGTGCGCATCCCGACCGTCATCACCCCCAACCCCGATCCGGCGGCCGCGGCCGCGGTCGAGGCCGCGGTACGGGTTCTGACGCACCTGGGCCACGAGGTGGAAGAGGTGAGCGCCCCCTACGACGATGGGCAGCTGGCGCGCGACTTCCTGCTGACCTGGTTTGTGCACGCCGCCTACGAGGTGGACGACACCAAGCGGCTGACCGGGGCCGGTGACGAAGGGTTCGAACGCGACACCCTGCTCATCGCTGCACTGGGCCGTGCCACCAGCGGACCCGATTATGTTGCGGCCGTGGAGCGCCGACACAACTATGTGCGGGAGCTGGCCACCTTCTTCGGCGACTATGACCTGCTGCTCACGCCCACACTCGCCAAGGTTCCACCGAAGATCGGCGAGTTCAACCTTCCGGCACCGCTGGCGGCGGTGTCCGATCTGTTGTTGCGCACGAGGACGGCCCGTATGCTCAAGTACGCCAACATCGTCGACAGCATGATCAACGATAATCTCGGCTGGGTTCCCTACACCCAATTGGCGAATCTGACTGGGTGCCCCGCGATTTCCCTGCCGCTGTATCAAACCCCGAAGGGGCTCCCACTCGGTGTGCAGTTCGTTGCCCCACTGGGCGGCGAATCACTGCTCATCCGGCTGGCCGCCCAGTTGGAGGCGACCGCACCGTGGGCAGACCGCCGCCCCACGCTCTAG
- a CDS encoding glycosyltransferase, whose product MHIALFTDLHPESLGGAQISVARQRHGLERLGHKVTVFTAPLAHTVDPDPNVVEVKPVPFVAEAMRKLGKHDDFTFVWPGAANKELIDRELRARGPIDIIHSQGDLGVCIAGVEAARRNGIPVVQTKHTRYDVYFEKASPNPLLLAWIFSQMQERHLPKDFHLTTVQESAASRRAWQLMMAQAQAVDHEITPTTHFAQALTDRGLRRPISVVSNGVDDELVDIAREAADDKPTDDEPLRLIWCGRLSPEKRVLEAVKAATQVQNCVMDIYGDGHLEHAIKKYVDSHGASHRIRLRGRVSQDSCLAAMGASSALLFTSYGFDTQGLVLLEAISMSTPVIFCDEILGESVPDGGGLVTENESVEAIAKAIRALADDRAKLRQMTEVVAAHQDEPRQSLQTEKIVAIYNDVLKKANA is encoded by the coding sequence TCACCGCACCGCTGGCCCACACCGTTGACCCCGACCCGAACGTCGTCGAGGTCAAGCCGGTGCCGTTCGTGGCAGAGGCGATGCGCAAGCTCGGCAAGCACGACGATTTCACCTTCGTATGGCCCGGAGCGGCGAACAAAGAACTGATCGATCGGGAGCTTCGCGCCCGCGGACCCATCGACATCATCCATAGCCAGGGTGACCTGGGCGTCTGCATCGCCGGCGTGGAAGCGGCCCGCCGCAATGGCATCCCGGTGGTGCAGACCAAGCACACCCGATACGACGTGTACTTCGAGAAGGCCAGCCCCAATCCCCTGCTGTTGGCGTGGATCTTCAGCCAGATGCAGGAGCGCCATCTGCCCAAGGATTTCCACCTGACGACGGTGCAGGAGTCGGCCGCATCGCGGCGGGCGTGGCAGCTGATGATGGCGCAGGCGCAGGCGGTGGATCACGAGATCACCCCGACGACACACTTTGCCCAGGCCCTCACCGATCGCGGGCTGCGTCGGCCGATTTCGGTGGTGTCCAACGGCGTGGACGACGAGCTGGTCGACATCGCCCGTGAAGCAGCGGACGACAAGCCGACCGACGACGAGCCGCTGCGGCTGATCTGGTGCGGACGGCTGTCCCCGGAGAAGCGGGTACTGGAGGCCGTAAAGGCCGCCACCCAGGTTCAGAACTGTGTCATGGATATCTACGGCGACGGCCACCTTGAGCACGCCATCAAGAAGTACGTCGATTCACACGGAGCGTCGCACCGCATCCGGTTGCGCGGCCGGGTCAGCCAGGACAGCTGCCTGGCGGCGATGGGAGCCAGCAGCGCCCTGCTGTTCACCTCCTACGGTTTCGACACCCAGGGACTGGTTCTGCTGGAGGCGATTTCGATGTCGACTCCGGTGATCTTCTGCGACGAGATCCTGGGCGAGTCGGTACCCGACGGCGGTGGCCTGGTGACGGAGAACGAATCCGTCGAGGCCATTGCCAAGGCGATCCGGGCGTTGGCCGATGACCGCGCCAAGCTGCGGCAGATGACCGAGGTGGTCGCCGCGCACCAGGACGAGCCGCGGCAGTCGCTGCAGACCGAGAAGATTGTCGCCATCTACAACGATGTGTTGAAGAAGGCCAACGCCTGA
- a CDS encoding taurine ABC transporter substrate-binding protein, translating into MRAGRIAAALMVAIGLLSGCAIDHSGLQDGKPTIRIGYQNFPSGDLVVKQNRWLETALPDYNIKWTRFDSGADVNTAFIAGELDFGSLGSSPFARGLSAPLNIPYRVAFVLDVAGDNEALVASNRSGVTTIAGLRGKRVGTPFASTAHYSLLAALAQNGLSAKDVQLVDLQPQAALAAFDRGDVDAVYTWLPTVDQVRKNGRDLITSRQLAQGSKPTLDLAAVANVFSDAHPEIVDVWRQQQARALRLIHDDPSAAAKAIAAETGLTPQEVAGQLKQGIYLTPGEVASPKWLGEQGKPGHIAVDLQSASQFLAEQKQIPAAAPLSTFENAVYTKGLPGVIGK; encoded by the coding sequence ATGAGAGCGGGCCGAATCGCGGCGGCGCTGATGGTGGCGATCGGGCTCCTGTCCGGATGCGCCATCGACCACTCGGGCCTGCAGGATGGTAAACCGACCATCCGCATCGGGTATCAGAACTTCCCGAGCGGCGACCTTGTGGTCAAGCAAAACCGTTGGCTGGAAACGGCTTTACCCGATTACAACATCAAGTGGACGCGGTTCGACTCCGGTGCCGATGTCAACACCGCATTCATCGCCGGGGAGCTGGACTTCGGATCGCTGGGCTCAAGTCCCTTCGCGCGGGGATTGTCGGCTCCCTTGAACATCCCGTACCGGGTGGCCTTCGTTCTCGATGTCGCGGGTGACAACGAGGCCCTGGTGGCCAGCAATCGCAGCGGTGTCACGACGATCGCGGGCCTGCGGGGCAAGCGCGTGGGTACCCCCTTTGCCTCCACCGCCCACTACAGCCTGTTGGCGGCATTGGCTCAGAACGGACTGTCCGCCAAGGATGTTCAGCTCGTGGATCTGCAGCCACAAGCCGCGCTGGCGGCCTTCGACCGCGGTGACGTCGACGCCGTCTACACCTGGTTGCCCACGGTGGACCAGGTGCGCAAGAACGGTAGGGATCTCATCACCAGCCGACAGCTGGCCCAGGGGAGTAAACCCACCCTTGACCTCGCGGCCGTGGCCAACGTCTTCTCCGACGCGCACCCGGAGATCGTCGACGTGTGGCGCCAGCAGCAGGCACGGGCGCTGAGACTCATTCATGACGATCCGAGTGCGGCGGCCAAGGCCATCGCCGCCGAGACCGGGCTCACTCCACAAGAGGTGGCGGGCCAGCTCAAGCAGGGGATCTACTTAACTCCCGGTGAGGTCGCGTCTCCGAAATGGCTTGGTGAACAGGGAAAGCCGGGCCATATCGCCGTGGACCTGCAGAGTGCGTCACAGTTCCTGGCCGAACAGAAACAGATCCCCGCTGCGGCGCCACTGTCGACATTCGAGAATGCCGTCTACACGAAAGGCCTACCCGGTGTCATTGGCAAATGA
- a CDS encoding WXG100 family type VII secretion target: protein MAGTVRPDEWHGDKWSHEAIMDLQARMEPDGIKRVANDWKSALSELDSLLTTFLEDVTAMIGERWSGAGARAALSTMQAYVENSRVALGEATTLSAGLDVLARAAGQLQQQVVSPSTGAPVGRLGVPVGRGASVADDLDLWERALEQVRVVYSGPAVQAGNAVAQLVGPRERLRFGSGPGVAAVVDSSRDEQAERAGEFLARWALGEPEMNPQETMSQGGAGMPLQVPLIAAGNPGNPFPGNDFGSRQKSGSGVDELGEDDVYSHRNWMRDPLWSENPTRSAGFESATPTSRQPLAPDRMPPLGSGSTPMSAGGIGAGAAIRPWGAMMPMMGAYPSHTNQRRGDENEHYSPGYLVNSDNTRELLGELPKGSAPVIGLWEHEPDDDLGPPPRRGFRSR from the coding sequence ATGGCCGGCACAGTGCGACCCGATGAATGGCACGGCGACAAGTGGAGCCACGAGGCGATCATGGACCTGCAGGCGCGGATGGAGCCCGACGGTATCAAGCGCGTCGCCAACGACTGGAAGAGTGCTCTGAGTGAGCTTGATTCGCTGCTCACCACATTTCTCGAGGACGTGACGGCGATGATCGGCGAGCGCTGGAGCGGCGCTGGGGCGCGGGCAGCGCTGAGCACCATGCAGGCGTACGTGGAGAACTCGCGGGTGGCACTCGGAGAGGCCACCACCCTGTCCGCTGGTCTGGACGTGCTGGCTCGCGCGGCGGGTCAGTTACAGCAGCAGGTCGTGTCCCCGAGCACCGGCGCGCCAGTGGGTCGGCTGGGCGTGCCGGTCGGTCGGGGAGCCTCGGTCGCCGATGACCTCGACCTATGGGAACGAGCGTTGGAGCAGGTGCGCGTCGTGTACAGCGGGCCGGCCGTGCAGGCCGGAAATGCGGTTGCCCAACTGGTTGGCCCCCGGGAACGACTTCGTTTCGGATCTGGCCCTGGTGTGGCAGCGGTGGTCGACTCGTCGCGGGACGAACAGGCCGAGAGGGCCGGGGAGTTCCTGGCGCGGTGGGCGTTGGGCGAGCCGGAGATGAATCCGCAAGAGACGATGTCCCAGGGCGGTGCCGGTATGCCGCTGCAGGTACCTCTCATAGCGGCGGGCAATCCGGGTAATCCCTTCCCGGGCAATGATTTCGGCTCCAGGCAGAAATCCGGATCGGGGGTGGACGAGCTCGGTGAAGATGATGTCTACTCCCACCGGAACTGGATGCGTGATCCGCTCTGGAGTGAGAACCCAACCCGCAGTGCCGGGTTCGAATCGGCGACCCCCACGAGCCGTCAGCCGCTTGCCCCTGATCGAATGCCGCCACTCGGCTCGGGATCAACGCCGATGAGTGCCGGCGGTATCGGTGCAGGGGCGGCGATACGGCCGTGGGGTGCGATGATGCCGATGATGGGTGCGTATCCGTCGCACACGAACCAGCGGCGCGGGGACGAAAACGAGCACTACAGCCCGGGATATCTCGTGAATAGCGATAACACCCGCGAGCTGCTTGGGGAGTTACCCAAGGGTTCGGCCCCGGTCATCGGGTTGTGGGAGCACGAGCCCGATGACGATCTCGGGCCACCGCCCCGCCGCGGGTTTCGTTCGCGCTGA
- the prcA gene encoding proteasome subunit alpha — protein sequence MTFPYYASVEQLMRDRSELARKGISRGRSVVALTYADGVLFVAENPSNSLQKVSEVYDRVGFAAVGKFNEFDRLRRGGIQWADMRGYAYDRRDVSGRQLANIYAEALGTIFNEQAKPYEVELCVGEVAHHGRDTDPVLYRITYDGSIADEPYWVVMGGNTEPVINSLKESYAEGAALRDAVGFAVKALQAGTAGANGSEGRALGGLEVAVLEQSRPRRAFRRIKGAALEALLPEDFSPGEIEGGGDPGPEAGDPKDSKDSKDSKDS from the coding sequence ATGACTTTTCCGTACTATGCCTCGGTCGAGCAGCTCATGCGCGACCGTTCCGAGTTGGCGCGCAAGGGAATCAGCCGCGGTCGTTCGGTCGTGGCGCTCACCTATGCCGATGGCGTGTTGTTTGTCGCCGAGAACCCGTCCAACTCGTTGCAGAAGGTCAGCGAGGTGTATGACCGGGTCGGTTTCGCCGCTGTCGGAAAGTTCAACGAGTTCGACCGACTGCGCCGCGGTGGTATTCAGTGGGCCGATATGCGCGGCTATGCCTACGACCGTCGCGACGTGAGTGGACGGCAGCTGGCCAATATCTATGCCGAGGCACTCGGCACCATCTTCAACGAGCAGGCCAAACCGTATGAGGTGGAGCTGTGTGTCGGTGAGGTGGCCCATCACGGCCGGGACACCGATCCGGTGCTGTACCGGATCACCTATGACGGGTCGATCGCCGATGAGCCGTATTGGGTGGTCATGGGCGGGAACACCGAGCCGGTGATCAACTCGCTCAAGGAGAGCTACGCCGAGGGAGCCGCGCTCAGGGACGCGGTGGGTTTCGCGGTGAAGGCACTGCAGGCAGGGACGGCAGGCGCCAACGGTTCTGAGGGCCGGGCGCTGGGCGGACTCGAGGTCGCGGTGCTGGAACAGAGCCGTCCCCGCAGAGCCTTCCGTCGGATCAAGGGCGCCGCGCTGGAAGCGCTTTTGCCCGAGGACTTCTCCCCGGGGGAGATCGAGGGCGGTGGCGATCCGGGCCCCGAGGCTGGCGATCCGAAGGATTCCAAAGACTCCAAGGATTCCAAGGATAGTTAG